A region from the Oscillatoria sp. FACHB-1406 genome encodes:
- a CDS encoding DNA double-strand break repair nuclease NurA produces MLDLTKLAGQMPGISQHLKQEVKAGQKRLETAKELLERAKQRQVHLVEAQQKWRDRALFAAATPLEPLDTRINLFAPPERHTVFATDGSQIAPSHHEVAYCYLINVGRVMLHYGQSLLPLLDSLPEVFYKAEDLYVSKQWGIRTEEWMGHRRMVSEAQMLAEMACRWVKPPGAHPGPNLAMVDGSLIYWFLEGLPGEARDRLLPPIIEAWAQLQEARIPWMGYLSAARSGEATNFLRYEACPHPTPDCTTRCNNLERFPCQIVDPLRDTSLWEHLLQPGQRGPLWASSARILELYPEEQRVYFCYVHVGTEIARVEVPQWVIEDEALLNQSLSIMLAQVHKGYGYPVALAESHNQAVVRGGDRARFFSLLEQQMIRAGLRNVGTSHKEARKRGSIA; encoded by the coding sequence ATGCTCGACCTGACGAAACTCGCCGGACAAATGCCTGGAATCAGTCAACACCTCAAACAAGAGGTAAAAGCGGGGCAAAAGCGCTTAGAGACCGCAAAAGAACTGTTAGAGCGAGCCAAACAGCGGCAGGTACACCTCGTTGAAGCGCAACAAAAATGGCGCGATCGCGCTCTCTTCGCCGCTGCCACTCCCCTCGAACCCCTCGATACTCGTATCAACCTTTTTGCGCCGCCCGAACGCCATACCGTCTTCGCTACCGACGGTTCCCAAATCGCCCCCTCTCACCACGAAGTTGCCTACTGCTACTTAATTAACGTCGGGCGGGTGATGCTGCATTACGGACAAAGTTTGCTGCCCTTACTCGATAGCTTGCCAGAAGTTTTTTACAAAGCAGAAGATTTGTATGTTTCCAAACAGTGGGGGATTCGTACCGAGGAATGGATGGGGCATCGGCGTATGGTTTCCGAAGCGCAAATGCTGGCAGAAATGGCTTGTCGGTGGGTGAAACCTCCCGGCGCGCATCCGGGACCTAATTTGGCGATGGTGGACGGTTCGCTGATTTATTGGTTTTTGGAAGGGCTACCGGGGGAAGCGCGCGATCGCCTCTTACCTCCAATTATTGAAGCTTGGGCGCAACTCCAAGAAGCGCGCATTCCTTGGATGGGCTATCTCAGTGCCGCCCGCAGCGGCGAAGCGACGAACTTTTTGCGCTATGAAGCTTGTCCCCATCCAACTCCCGATTGTACGACGCGCTGCAACAACTTAGAGCGCTTCCCCTGTCAAATCGTCGATCCCCTGCGCGATACTAGCTTATGGGAACACCTGCTTCAACCCGGACAGCGCGGTCCGTTGTGGGCGAGTTCGGCGAGAATTTTGGAGTTATATCCCGAAGAACAGCGCGTTTATTTTTGTTACGTTCATGTCGGAACGGAAATTGCTCGGGTTGAAGTCCCGCAATGGGTGATAGAAGATGAGGCGCTGTTGAATCAATCGTTGAGTATAATGCTCGCTCAAGTGCATAAAGGTTATGGCTACCCCGTTGCGCTGGCAGAATCGCACAATCAAGCAGTAGTACGAGGGGGCGATCGCGCGCGCTTTTTCTCTCTACTCGAACAGCAAATGATCCGCGCCGGATTGCGAAATGTCGGAACTTCTCATAAAGAAGCGCGCAAACGCGGCAGTATTGCTTGA
- a CDS encoding DarT ssDNA thymidine ADP-ribosyltransferase family protein has translation MKKPNIISLYYITHIENLPSILDRGILSHESVENQGIAYTSIYDREIVSRRREKSTPERNSLWEYANLYFQPRNPMMYRMICETDRRNIAVVGIKPAILKAKGVTLTDGNAANDATQFYPAQQGLEVLHKQRKILEGEWWTEVDGSKRKIMAECLVPERIDSDLIHSIFVTDHKAKERVQSKIGFRNVPIVPEPHMFFQPRSATRIGRNISLIDGDMFFSNMQTLTISVNLQGVMGKGLASRAKYQFPDVYVVYQDACKNRQIDVDTPYLYQREASLDRELADLTIPLEVQNSVKWFLFFVTKRNWRENSRLEDIESGLAWLQKKSVEVGIQSLAMPALGCGLGNLSWREVGPVMCRYLHNIGIPVAIYLPREHEIDPMYLTQEFLLEL, from the coding sequence ATGAAAAAGCCCAATATTATCAGCCTCTACTACATTACCCATATCGAAAATTTACCCTCAATTCTCGATCGCGGTATCCTCTCCCATGAAAGCGTTGAAAACCAAGGAATTGCCTATACTTCTATCTACGATCGAGAGATCGTTAGCAGGCGCAGGGAGAAATCAACGCCCGAACGCAATAGTTTGTGGGAATACGCTAACTTATACTTCCAACCTCGCAATCCGATGATGTATCGAATGATTTGCGAGACAGATCGGAGGAATATTGCAGTGGTTGGCATTAAACCAGCAATATTAAAAGCTAAGGGCGTAACCCTTACTGATGGAAACGCTGCGAATGATGCTACTCAATTTTATCCAGCACAGCAGGGCTTAGAAGTATTACACAAACAACGCAAAATCCTTGAAGGAGAATGGTGGACGGAGGTTGATGGCTCAAAGCGAAAAATAATGGCTGAATGTTTGGTTCCAGAGCGAATAGATTCCGATTTAATCCATTCAATTTTTGTAACCGACCATAAAGCTAAAGAACGAGTACAAAGTAAGATTGGTTTTAGGAACGTACCTATTGTTCCCGAACCTCATATGTTCTTCCAACCTAGGTCGGCAACTCGCATTGGCAGAAATATATCTCTTATTGATGGGGATATGTTCTTTTCTAATATGCAGACGCTCACCATTAGCGTAAATCTTCAAGGGGTAATGGGAAAAGGATTAGCATCACGAGCTAAATATCAATTTCCGGATGTTTATGTCGTGTACCAAGATGCTTGTAAAAATAGGCAAATTGATGTCGATACACCTTATCTGTATCAACGCGAAGCTTCTTTAGACAGAGAATTAGCAGACTTAACTATTCCATTAGAAGTTCAGAACTCCGTAAAATGGTTTCTCTTTTTTGTAACCAAAAGAAACTGGCGTGAAAATTCTCGGTTAGAAGATATTGAAAGTGGTTTAGCTTGGCTTCAAAAAAAATCTGTTGAGGTCGGCATTCAATCTTTAGCCATGCCTGCATTAGGCTGTGGTTTGGGAAATTTGAGTTGGCGGGAAGTTGGGCCAGTAATGTGTCGCTATCTGCATAATATAGGCATTCCTGTCGCTATTTATCTCCCTCGCGAACATGAGATCGATCCAATGTATTTAACCCAAGAATTTTTACTCGAGTTGTAA
- a CDS encoding cupin domain-containing protein, with amino-acid sequence MSEPTHPIAIVAADAPLRTKPSNYPEPFASQMKGRKKRQLGDIFGLTNFGVNLTRLVPGAMSALRHAHTKQDEFIYILEGEPTLRTDEGSVQLSPGMCAGFKAGTGNGHHLVNETSEDVVYLEIGDRTPGDEGSYPDDDLKALLVEGQWQFVRKDGTPY; translated from the coding sequence ATGTCCGAACCCACTCACCCCATTGCCATTGTCGCTGCCGATGCACCTCTGCGTACCAAACCTTCCAACTATCCCGAACCTTTCGCATCGCAAATGAAAGGGCGAAAAAAGCGTCAACTCGGCGATATTTTTGGGCTGACAAACTTTGGGGTAAACCTGACGCGCCTCGTGCCGGGTGCGATGTCGGCACTTCGCCACGCCCACACCAAACAAGATGAGTTTATTTACATCTTAGAAGGCGAACCGACGCTGCGAACGGATGAGGGTAGCGTGCAACTTTCTCCGGGGATGTGTGCGGGGTTTAAAGCGGGGACGGGAAACGGACATCACCTCGTTAACGAAACTTCCGAAGATGTCGTTTACCTCGAAATTGGCGATAGAACGCCGGGAGATGAAGGCAGTTATCCCGATGATGATTTAAAAGCATTATTGGTGGAGGGACAATGGCAGTTTGTCCGTAAAGATGGAACGCCTTATTAA
- a CDS encoding HAS-barrel domain-containing protein, translating into MRLPLPQFSTENRPPEHIAEAIETSTTEFVAQCLDPEDLSFPAMPPFGSWVKSMDEESGNKVYAVVTHVTTTPIDSVHRARALGLSLEELREQQPQIFAMLKTEFRAAIVGFETPPASKNGDGTGRGKLYQYLPPRPPQIHQAVYRCEPSEVIAFSEELDFLRILLQVKSVPVEALIAAAVREIYRLRNADRAWLVKTGRTLSILLKDDYDCLRYILSQIHW; encoded by the coding sequence ATGCGCCTTCCCCTCCCCCAATTTTCCACAGAAAATCGTCCCCCCGAACATATTGCCGAAGCCATTGAAACTTCGACAACCGAATTTGTCGCACAATGTTTAGATCCAGAAGACTTAAGCTTTCCCGCTATGCCGCCCTTTGGCAGTTGGGTAAAATCGATGGATGAAGAATCGGGGAATAAAGTCTACGCCGTCGTTACCCACGTTACTACAACGCCTATCGATTCCGTTCATCGCGCCCGCGCTTTAGGATTATCCCTCGAGGAATTGCGCGAACAACAACCGCAAATTTTTGCGATGCTAAAAACCGAATTTCGAGCGGCAATTGTTGGGTTTGAAACGCCGCCCGCATCGAAAAACGGGGATGGAACCGGACGCGGTAAACTTTATCAATACTTACCCCCGAGACCGCCACAAATTCACCAAGCTGTTTATCGTTGCGAACCCTCCGAAGTGATTGCTTTTAGTGAAGAACTCGACTTTCTCCGCATCCTGCTGCAAGTCAAAAGCGTACCCGTCGAAGCCTTAATTGCTGCGGCAGTCCGAGAAATTTATCGACTGAGAAATGCCGATCGCGCTTGGCTTGTTAAAACCGGACGTACTTTAAGCATCCTCCTTAAGGATGATTATGACTGTTTGCGTTACATTCTCAGCCAAATTCATTGGTAA
- a CDS encoding histidine phosphatase family protein: MSIWIIRHGQSQSNAGLATLGPYENALSELGYRQSKCIPAAVKQSPDLIVTSPYLRTKLTAQPLIEQFPHAPVEVWQVQEFTYLNLQFDKASTILERKPLSKAYWDRSDPEYVDGPNAESLVQLMERVRITLNQLQQQSGFVVVFSHGFFIKAMLWQLLADPTVIDAVAMNRLLGFTRGFRVPNASILPMKFDSSGIPHWSSFITNHLPTELELATPDTTGINDADDRPS, translated from the coding sequence GTGTCTATCTGGATTATTCGTCACGGTCAAAGTCAATCTAATGCCGGGTTAGCCACTCTTGGACCGTATGAAAATGCCTTAAGCGAATTGGGCTACCGACAATCAAAATGTATTCCAGCCGCCGTTAAACAATCTCCAGATTTGATTGTGACTTCACCTTATCTCAGAACAAAACTGACCGCTCAACCGTTAATCGAACAATTTCCCCATGCACCCGTTGAGGTTTGGCAAGTTCAGGAGTTTACTTACTTAAACCTACAGTTCGACAAAGCAAGCACAATTTTAGAGCGCAAACCTCTGAGTAAAGCGTACTGGGATCGTAGCGACCCTGAATATGTCGATGGGCCCAATGCCGAATCGTTGGTTCAACTAATGGAACGAGTCCGAATTACCCTGAACCAGTTACAACAACAATCCGGCTTTGTGGTTGTCTTTTCACATGGATTTTTTATCAAAGCGATGCTGTGGCAACTTTTGGCTGACCCAACCGTAATTGATGCCGTTGCGATGAATCGACTGTTAGGATTTACGCGAGGATTTCGAGTTCCAAATGCGTCAATTTTACCGATGAAATTTGATTCGAGTGGGATACCTCATTGGAGTTCCTTCATCACCAATCATCTGCCGACAGAACTAGAATTGGCAACACCTGATACAACAGGAATAAACGATGCAGACGATCGACCCTCGTAA
- the rimM gene encoding ribosome maturation factor RimM (Essential for efficient processing of 16S rRNA), which yields MNEQIARDPIDTDEWLEIGKIVSPQGLQGELRVYPTSDFPDRFEKPGKRWLQAPNSSTLQETELLRGRYIPGKNLYVVQLAGVDNRDRAEALRNCKLFVVASDRPQLEEDEYHIRDLIGLNVIDQTTGNSIGEIISILVAGNDLLEVKLHSTLSGESEPLPTETKPKKKGSSPKPETVLIPFVKKIVPVVDLEARRVEIVPPEGLLQLNRASKS from the coding sequence ATGAACGAACAGATTGCACGCGACCCCATCGATACGGACGAATGGTTAGAAATTGGTAAGATTGTTTCTCCTCAAGGATTACAGGGGGAATTGCGAGTTTACCCGACTTCCGATTTTCCCGATCGCTTTGAGAAACCGGGAAAACGTTGGTTGCAAGCGCCAAATTCGTCCACTTTGCAAGAAACGGAATTACTTAGAGGACGTTATATTCCGGGTAAAAATTTATACGTGGTGCAATTGGCGGGAGTGGATAACCGCGATCGCGCTGAAGCATTACGCAATTGTAAGCTTTTTGTTGTGGCAAGCGATCGCCCGCAACTCGAAGAAGATGAATACCACATTCGCGATTTAATCGGTCTTAATGTTATTGACCAAACAACTGGCAATTCGATCGGAGAAATTATCAGTATTCTCGTCGCAGGGAACGATCTGCTTGAAGTGAAACTTCATTCGACTCTTTCGGGGGAATCCGAACCGCTTCCAACGGAAACAAAGCCGAAGAAAAAAGGAAGTTCGCCCAAACCGGAAACCGTACTTATCCCCTTTGTTAAAAAGATCGTTCCTGTGGTCGATCTTGAAGCCCGTCGCGTAGAAATTGTTCCCCCAGAAGGGCTACTGCAACTGAACCGTGCCAGCAAGTCTTAA
- a CDS encoding AAA-like domain-containing protein — protein MTEPSPLLSIYQVGGSLPGDAPTYVWRQADDELYRGLKAAQFCYILNSRQMGKSSLRVRAMQRLGNEGIACAAIDLTRIGSRNITPQQWYLGLIESIAKSLSLSLGDRAILSQWWRGRAHLSPLQSLSNFIEEVLLVEIDDPIVIFIDEIDSTLSLPFPVDDFFALIRACYNQRAERPEYQRLTFTLLGVATPADLIADKKRTPFNIGRAIDLDGFQLSEVEPLIAGLASVSENPRALMAEILAWTGGQPFLTQKLCRLAAAPQEIESEAHARSPYARIATLVKTKVLENWEAQDDPEHLKTIRDRVLCNPQRMGRLLGLYQQILKDGELSAADSPEHMELRLTGLVVKRSGFLKTYNRIYATVFNRAWVERELGRVRPYGESFNAWLASEGQDESRLLRGQALRDALTWSSDRSLSDADFQFLSASQAFDKQKSQQELELERQAIRLEKLEAQQQHQQAQEALNRVLAKQLKLALIGGAAIAAFAILAISFAIRAEFQQRRATSGEVIALQNYAQSLLASNQSFDALLEAVGGARKLRGVQWAKTNIRIPLTAVLQQAVYRVEEYNRLERHTDQVYSVVWSPDGQRLASAGADGTVRLWSAEGALLQTFEHLGKVWDVSFSPDGQLLASAGADGTVKLWNRDGTLLRTIKGHGDDIYSVKFSPQGDACRYADPCGIATSSADKTARLWGLDGSAIAIFPHADKVDSIAWSPDGQTLATSSADRTIKLWQRDGKLLKSFVGHAKRIFSIAWSPDGKTLASASADRTLKLWQNDGLLLKTLVGHQDEVFHVAWSPDGRTLISSSADGTVKLWGWEGTLLRTFGGHQGSVWKANFSPDGKTFATASQDASIKLWRLERFVPQTLQGHQGIIWAVSFSPDNRKIVSASADNTLKLWSRNGALLRVFRGHQDIVGVASFSPDGRAIASGSRDKTIKIWNLEGTVQKTLTGHQDEVLGVAWSPDGQLLASASRDKTVKLWDASGNLLKTLSGHNGPVNWVSFSPDGGTLASASDDKTIKLWSRDGKLLKTLTGHTAEVFYVEFSPDGTLLASSGQDNTIALWRSDGRRYKVLKGHRRAVASVSFSADSQLLASASWDTTVKLWSREGKELSTLRGHQDKVNLVAFSKDSKLLISAGFDRKVILWNLDLDDLMGKSCRWLHDYLETNPNLPDERRSLCRPGLP, from the coding sequence ATGACCGAACCTTCTCCTCTACTCTCTATTTATCAAGTCGGCGGCAGTTTGCCCGGGGATGCGCCTACCTATGTTTGGCGACAGGCAGACGATGAGTTATATCGGGGATTGAAAGCCGCTCAATTCTGTTACATTCTCAACTCCCGGCAAATGGGGAAGTCGAGCTTGCGGGTGCGGGCGATGCAGCGTTTGGGGAACGAGGGGATTGCTTGCGCGGCGATCGATCTGACGCGCATTGGCAGTCGTAATATTACGCCGCAGCAATGGTATTTGGGGTTAATCGAGAGCATCGCTAAAAGTTTATCGCTTTCGCTGGGCGATCGCGCAATTCTCAGTCAGTGGTGGCGGGGGCGCGCCCATCTCTCCCCCCTCCAATCCCTGAGCAATTTTATCGAAGAAGTGTTGCTCGTCGAAATTGACGATCCAATTGTCATTTTTATCGACGAAATCGATAGCACGCTCAGCTTACCTTTCCCGGTTGACGACTTTTTTGCTTTAATTCGCGCTTGCTACAACCAACGCGCCGAACGCCCGGAATATCAACGCTTGACGTTTACGCTGCTGGGGGTGGCTACGCCCGCCGATTTAATTGCCGACAAAAAGCGGACTCCTTTTAATATCGGACGCGCGATCGATCTCGATGGCTTTCAGTTGTCCGAAGTCGAACCTTTAATCGCCGGTTTAGCTTCCGTCAGCGAGAATCCCCGCGCGCTGATGGCTGAAATTTTGGCTTGGACGGGGGGACAACCGTTCCTGACGCAAAAACTCTGTCGCTTGGCAGCAGCACCGCAGGAAATTGAGTCGGAAGCGCACGCTCGCTCGCCTTATGCACGAATTGCAACTTTAGTCAAGACAAAAGTCCTCGAAAATTGGGAAGCCCAAGACGATCCCGAACATTTGAAAACGATACGCGATCGCGTCTTGTGCAATCCCCAACGAATGGGGCGCTTGCTCGGACTCTACCAACAAATCTTAAAAGACGGCGAACTCAGCGCCGCCGATAGCCCCGAACACATGGAATTACGACTAACGGGCTTAGTGGTGAAGCGATCGGGATTCCTCAAAACTTACAATCGCATCTACGCCACCGTCTTCAATCGCGCTTGGGTAGAACGGGAACTCGGACGGGTGCGTCCTTACGGCGAATCTTTTAATGCTTGGCTGGCTTCTGAGGGGCAGGACGAATCGCGCTTGCTGCGGGGACAAGCGTTGCGCGATGCCTTAACCTGGTCGAGCGATCGCAGTTTAAGCGATGCCGACTTCCAATTCTTGAGCGCCTCCCAAGCCTTCGACAAGCAAAAAAGCCAGCAGGAACTCGAACTCGAGCGCCAAGCCATTCGCCTCGAGAAGCTCGAAGCGCAACAGCAGCACCAACAAGCTCAAGAAGCCTTAAACCGAGTTCTTGCCAAGCAACTGAAGCTCGCCTTAATCGGAGGAGCCGCGATCGCTGCTTTTGCCATCCTTGCCATCAGCTTTGCCATTCGCGCCGAATTCCAGCAGCGACGCGCGACGAGTGGAGAAGTCATTGCCCTGCAAAATTACGCCCAATCCTTACTCGCCTCCAATCAATCCTTCGACGCGCTGCTCGAAGCGGTGGGCGGTGCGCGCAAGCTGCGAGGAGTGCAATGGGCGAAAACCAATATCCGCATTCCCCTCACCGCCGTCTTACAGCAAGCCGTGTATCGCGTCGAAGAGTACAATCGCTTAGAGCGGCATACCGACCAAGTGTATAGCGTTGTTTGGAGTCCCGACGGACAAAGGCTGGCCTCGGCGGGGGCAGATGGAACCGTGCGGTTGTGGAGCGCGGAAGGCGCACTGCTGCAAACCTTCGAGCATCTGGGGAAAGTTTGGGATGTCAGTTTCAGTCCGGACGGTCAACTGTTGGCTTCGGCGGGGGCAGATGGAACGGTCAAGCTCTGGAATCGGGATGGGACGCTGCTGCGAACCATCAAAGGTCATGGCGATGACATCTATAGCGTCAAGTTTAGCCCCCAGGGAGACGCGTGCCGCTACGCGGATCCCTGCGGGATCGCGACCAGTAGCGCCGATAAAACCGCGCGACTGTGGGGGCTAGATGGAAGCGCGATCGCCATTTTCCCCCACGCCGATAAAGTCGATAGCATCGCTTGGAGTCCCGACGGACAAACCCTCGCCACTAGCAGCGCCGATAGAACTATCAAACTCTGGCAGCGCGACGGCAAGTTATTAAAAAGCTTTGTCGGTCACGCCAAGCGCATCTTTAGCATTGCTTGGAGTCCCGACGGGAAAACCCTCGCTTCTGCCAGCGCCGATCGCACCTTAAAGTTATGGCAGAACGACGGATTGTTGCTAAAAACGCTAGTCGGACACCAAGATGAAGTCTTCCATGTCGCTTGGAGTCCCGACGGGCGCACTCTGATTTCTAGCAGTGCCGATGGAACGGTCAAGTTATGGGGCTGGGAGGGAACCTTGTTGCGAACTTTTGGGGGGCATCAAGGCAGTGTTTGGAAAGCGAACTTTAGCCCCGATGGGAAAACGTTTGCGACTGCCAGTCAAGATGCGAGTATTAAGCTTTGGCGGCTCGAGCGCTTCGTTCCCCAAACCCTGCAAGGACACCAAGGGATTATTTGGGCGGTGAGTTTCAGCCCCGACAACCGCAAAATTGTTTCGGCTAGCGCCGATAATACTTTGAAGCTTTGGAGTCGCAATGGCGCTCTACTGCGTGTTTTTCGAGGGCATCAGGATATTGTCGGCGTAGCGAGTTTTAGTCCGGACGGGCGCGCCATCGCTTCGGGCAGTCGCGATAAAACGATTAAGATTTGGAACTTGGAAGGAACCGTTCAAAAAACGCTGACAGGGCATCAGGATGAAGTTCTCGGTGTGGCTTGGAGTCCCGACGGTCAATTGCTGGCTTCCGCCAGTCGCGATAAAACGGTCAAGCTTTGGGATGCGAGCGGGAATTTACTGAAAACTTTAAGCGGTCATAACGGCCCGGTCAACTGGGTGAGTTTTAGTCCGGACGGTGGAACCTTAGCGAGCGCTAGCGACGATAAAACAATTAAACTGTGGAGTCGCGATGGGAAGCTGCTGAAAACGCTGACAGGGCATACTGCTGAGGTATTTTATGTGGAGTTTAGCCCGGACGGAACCTTGCTCGCTTCCAGCGGTCAGGATAATACGATCGCGTTGTGGCGTTCTGACGGTCGCCGCTACAAAGTCTTAAAAGGACATCGCCGCGCTGTGGCTAGTGTCAGCTTCAGTGCGGACAGCCAGCTTTTAGCCTCGGCGAGTTGGGATACGACAGTTAAGCTTTGGAGTCGCGAGGGAAAGGAGTTGAGCACCCTGAGAGGGCATCAAGATAAGGTTAACTTAGTGGCTTTTAGTAAGGACAGTAAGTTACTCATCTCTGCCGGATTCGATCGCAAGGTTATCCTTTGGAATTTGGATTTAGACGATTTAATGGGGAAGAGTTGTCGCTGGCTGCACGATTATCTCGAGACCAACCCCAACCTTCCCGACGAACGGCGATCGCTTTGTCGCCCGGGCCTCCCCTAG
- a CDS encoding PIN domain-containing protein: protein MIEPLHPLDAIESTQLPGEFHKDPADRILVALARRYDILLVTCDRKIIDYPHLKTIA from the coding sequence ATCATTGAACCGTTGCATCCGTTAGATGCAATTGAGAGTACCCAACTTCCTGGCGAGTTTCATAAAGACCCAGCGGATCGCATCTTAGTTGCTCTGGCTCGGCGATACGATATTCTTTTAGTGACTTGCGATCGCAAAATTATCGACTATCCTCACCTTAAAACGATCGCGTAA
- a CDS encoding alpha/beta fold hydrolase, which translates to MSLIKERSLEVGKLKWFYREAQPQQETEKPPILFLHGLPSHSLCWCEVMEKVTERGWRAIAPDWIGSGFSAKPERRDFAYTPEAYSNAFEEFLAALEIEKFILVVQGYLSTVGLQYIFANPDRCDRVVILNAPLVSTAQLPWSMKQWGIPFVGDMLTQDPLLVDRTLEGGSGFRIADKNLDIYRKPFLQTSAVGRALMTTVRNLNLPKVTAQLEESFANWTKPTLIIWGSADSWLPEAPVENLAATHENIKLIKLPEAKHYPQEHWPEEVSQALLNFL; encoded by the coding sequence GTGAGTTTAATTAAAGAGCGATCGCTGGAAGTTGGCAAACTGAAGTGGTTTTATCGGGAAGCGCAACCCCAACAGGAGACGGAGAAACCGCCGATTTTGTTTCTCCACGGGTTGCCTTCCCATAGTTTGTGTTGGTGCGAAGTAATGGAGAAAGTCACCGAACGGGGATGGCGAGCAATTGCACCGGATTGGATCGGTTCTGGGTTTTCTGCTAAACCAGAACGCCGCGATTTTGCCTATACTCCTGAAGCTTATTCTAACGCTTTTGAGGAGTTCTTAGCCGCACTGGAAATCGAGAAATTTATCCTCGTCGTGCAAGGATATTTAAGTACGGTAGGATTGCAATATATCTTCGCAAATCCCGATCGCTGCGATCGCGTCGTCATCCTCAATGCACCCCTCGTTTCTACTGCCCAGTTACCCTGGTCAATGAAGCAATGGGGAATTCCCTTCGTCGGCGATATGTTAACTCAAGACCCGCTACTCGTCGATCGCACCCTTGAAGGCGGTAGCGGTTTCCGCATTGCCGATAAAAACTTAGATATTTACCGCAAACCTTTCTTACAAACCTCTGCGGTCGGACGTGCATTAATGACAACAGTCCGCAATCTCAACTTGCCTAAAGTGACCGCACAATTAGAAGAAAGTTTTGCGAACTGGACAAAGCCTACCTTAATTATTTGGGGGTCTGCCGATTCTTGGCTTCCCGAAGCACCGGTTGAGAATCTCGCCGCAACCCATGAGAATATCAAACTCATTAAACTCCCCGAAGCCAAACATTATCCTCAAGAACACTGGCCGGAGGAAGTCAGTCAAGCTTTGCTGAATTTTCTCTAA
- a CDS encoding EamA family transporter, whose translation MIDRIAKLFALPPISLVLLAIASTQIGSAFAKSLLPSIGSFGMVLMRVGFAAVILMVFCQPKWTPTIQQNFKLLIGFGLVLSLMNLSFYLAIERIPLGIAVALEFTGPLGLAALKSRGKLTLLWVLLAAIGVALLTPLSGERLNLLGVCFALTAAFFWAMYIILSARVGQVVAGIEGLCWAMLVGAIWLVPVGIFTAGNALLQPRLLLSGFGVAILSSMIPYSLEMIALKSLPIDLFGILKSLDPMSAAVAGFLVLGERLTGQSIVAIVSISLAAAGASRFREDIVRTSQK comes from the coding sequence ATGATCGACCGGATTGCAAAGCTCTTTGCTTTACCTCCTATTTCTCTAGTTCTCTTAGCGATTGCCTCGACGCAAATCGGCTCTGCTTTTGCTAAATCTCTCTTACCTTCAATCGGTTCTTTCGGAATGGTATTGATGCGCGTAGGATTTGCTGCGGTAATTTTGATGGTATTCTGCCAACCGAAATGGACTCCTACTATCCAGCAAAATTTTAAACTACTCATTGGTTTTGGGCTAGTTTTATCGCTGATGAATCTTTCGTTTTATCTGGCAATTGAGCGCATTCCCCTAGGAATTGCAGTGGCGTTAGAATTTACAGGGCCGCTCGGTTTAGCCGCGCTGAAGTCGCGGGGAAAACTAACATTACTTTGGGTTTTGCTAGCCGCGATCGGTGTGGCGTTACTAACCCCCCTTAGCGGCGAAAGATTGAATCTTTTGGGTGTTTGTTTTGCGCTAACGGCTGCTTTTTTCTGGGCAATGTATATCATCTTATCGGCGCGGGTGGGGCAGGTTGTGGCGGGGATTGAGGGACTGTGTTGGGCGATGTTAGTAGGCGCAATTTGGTTAGTGCCGGTGGGGATTTTTACGGCAGGAAATGCTTTATTGCAGCCTCGGTTATTATTGAGTGGGTTCGGCGTAGCGATTTTGTCTTCAATGATTCCCTACTCGCTAGAAATGATTGCGTTGAAATCTCTACCTATCGATCTTTTTGGGATTTTGAAAAGTCTCGATCCAATGTCGGCAGCAGTTGCGGGTTTTTTGGTTCTAGGGGAGAGGTTAACCGGACAATCTATCGTTGCGATTGTCTCGATTTCGTTGGCGGCGGCTGGGGCTTCGCGTTTTCGAGAGGATATTGTTCGGACTTCGCAAAAATGA